A region of Bacillus cabrialesii DNA encodes the following proteins:
- a CDS encoding ABC transporter permease — MNLRTIARKNILGNLQRYVAYFLSCVFAVSVFFVFTSFIFHPDVNEDNIYGGSLVKTCLSAALIVIVVFCIFFISYSNSAFLQARKKEFGLLTLFGTSKQQLRKMIYYEQSLISLAAIAAGVGAGLLFSKLFFMIMTWMLSVKVPISFAIVPKAFVMTAAGFLILFQTLLILSLGRIRKLEIIELIKSAQKPKSLPAYSKWLTVLSVLCLGGGYYLAVTANAIDMVFRVFPILILVLIGTYFFFTQSSVAFFRMLYRKKHSFYKGTNIIVRSNMIFRLKDHARMLFLTSIITAVILTATGVIYMFYADLQRQEEQSIPQSVSWVEKDASRFQVMEPKTAENTLKQADAEIKYKVNATGIPVTFKTALPFGNKKAEAGALLISEKTYNQIAKEKGYPVIHLQDQEAFINVAFQMMTKDTFGEGEKAAFHTKSGKSLSYVMKKQRNQGILMPVGGISRLLVASEKSFDSLTQEVPLKEQTRVIGYELENWKETVDVSKKLEGMVPKEHQSDFQTRAPSYQVIKQGVALTLFIGMFVSVLFFIVQGSMLYLRMFTEIEDTRVQVLALKRIGITDKEIHSILGKQIGFLFFIPFIAGAIHAGFAYAALSNMLNSNLFFEAVLVIFIYFVFQAVYYLVTRRIYKRAVLQHISF; from the coding sequence ATGAATTTGAGAACCATCGCCCGTAAAAACATTCTCGGGAATCTTCAACGATATGTCGCCTACTTTTTAAGCTGTGTGTTTGCCGTTTCGGTGTTTTTTGTCTTCACATCTTTTATTTTTCATCCTGATGTCAATGAAGACAATATATATGGCGGAAGCCTTGTCAAAACGTGCTTGAGCGCAGCTCTTATCGTTATCGTTGTGTTTTGTATATTCTTCATCTCATATTCGAATTCGGCGTTTTTGCAGGCGAGAAAGAAGGAGTTTGGGCTGCTGACGCTGTTCGGGACATCAAAGCAGCAGCTTCGCAAGATGATTTATTATGAACAGTCACTCATTTCTCTAGCGGCGATTGCGGCCGGCGTTGGGGCAGGGCTGTTATTTTCAAAACTGTTTTTTATGATTATGACATGGATGCTCAGCGTAAAGGTGCCGATTTCGTTTGCCATTGTGCCGAAAGCATTTGTGATGACGGCTGCGGGCTTTCTCATCCTGTTTCAGACGCTCCTCATTTTGTCGCTGGGACGGATTCGCAAGCTGGAAATCATTGAGCTGATTAAATCGGCCCAAAAGCCGAAAAGCTTGCCGGCCTATTCAAAATGGCTCACTGTGCTGTCAGTGCTGTGCCTCGGCGGCGGTTATTATCTCGCTGTGACTGCAAATGCGATTGACATGGTGTTTCGGGTTTTTCCGATTTTGATTTTGGTGTTGATTGGGACGTATTTCTTTTTTACCCAAAGCAGTGTGGCATTTTTTCGCATGCTGTACAGAAAAAAACACAGTTTCTACAAAGGCACAAATATCATTGTGCGTTCCAACATGATCTTCCGGCTGAAGGATCACGCCCGCATGCTGTTTTTAACCTCTATCATTACAGCGGTTATACTCACAGCTACAGGTGTCATCTATATGTTTTATGCCGATTTGCAAAGGCAGGAGGAGCAAAGCATTCCACAATCTGTTTCCTGGGTGGAAAAAGACGCTTCACGTTTTCAGGTAATGGAGCCTAAGACAGCGGAAAACACACTGAAACAAGCAGATGCTGAGATTAAGTATAAGGTGAATGCCACAGGGATTCCTGTCACATTTAAAACAGCTCTGCCGTTCGGAAACAAAAAAGCGGAGGCCGGGGCTTTGCTGATTTCAGAGAAAACGTATAACCAAATCGCAAAGGAAAAAGGGTATCCGGTGATTCATTTACAGGATCAGGAAGCGTTTATTAATGTTGCGTTTCAGATGATGACCAAGGACACATTCGGAGAAGGAGAAAAAGCAGCATTTCATACGAAGTCAGGAAAATCGCTTTCCTATGTCATGAAGAAACAGCGGAACCAAGGCATCCTGATGCCGGTTGGAGGAATCAGCCGCCTATTGGTCGCCAGCGAAAAAAGCTTTGACAGCCTCACTCAAGAGGTGCCGCTGAAGGAGCAGACGAGGGTAATAGGCTATGAGCTTGAGAATTGGAAGGAAACAGTGGACGTTTCGAAAAAGCTTGAAGGCATGGTGCCAAAAGAACATCAGTCTGATTTTCAAACGAGGGCGCCAAGCTATCAAGTGATAAAGCAGGGCGTGGCATTAACGCTGTTTATTGGAATGTTTGTCAGTGTGCTGTTTTTTATCGTCCAAGGAAGCATGCTATATTTGCGGATGTTTACGGAAATAGAAGATACGAGAGTACAGGTGCTGGCGTTAAAGAGGATAGGGATCACGGACAAAGAGATTCACTCCATCCTTGGAAAGCAAATTGGATTTTTATTCTTCATCCCATTCATCGCGGGTGCCATCCATGCGGGCTTTGCATATGCAGCGTTAAGCAATATGCTGAACTCAAATTTATTTTTTGAGGCCGTGTTGGTTATCTTCATTTATTTTGTATTTCAGGCGGTTTATTATCTTGTCACCCGCCGCATCTATAAGCGTGCTGTTTTGCAGCATATTTCATTTTAA
- the psdA gene encoding lantibiotic ABC transporter ATP-binding protein PsdA — MNVLQTTNLSKTYYSNKGTISYQALSDFDLSVAKGEFVGIMGPSGSGKTTLLNLLATIDKPTQGEMMINGIQPKTLKDQDLALFRRRELGFVFQDFNLLDTLTIRENILLPLALDKVKLREMEARLDELADTLQIKHILDHRTYEVSGGQQQRAACARAIIHNPALILADEPTGNLDSKSAKQVMNTLAQLNEEKEATIILVTHDATAASFCKRIVFIKDGRFFSEIRRGTNRQVFYQSILDTLSVLGGDFHEFENHRP, encoded by the coding sequence ATGAACGTGTTACAGACAACGAACCTGTCAAAAACGTACTATTCAAATAAAGGAACGATATCATACCAAGCGCTCAGCGACTTTGATCTCAGTGTGGCGAAAGGGGAATTTGTCGGGATTATGGGGCCGTCGGGAAGCGGAAAAACCACGCTCCTGAATTTGCTGGCTACCATTGATAAGCCGACCCAGGGTGAGATGATGATCAACGGCATTCAGCCGAAAACGTTAAAGGATCAAGACCTGGCCTTGTTTCGCAGAAGAGAACTTGGCTTCGTCTTTCAGGATTTTAATCTGCTTGATACGCTGACAATTCGGGAAAATATTCTGCTGCCGCTCGCATTGGATAAGGTAAAGCTGAGAGAAATGGAAGCCCGTCTGGATGAGCTGGCGGATACGCTGCAAATCAAGCATATTCTTGACCACCGGACCTACGAGGTGTCGGGCGGACAGCAGCAGCGGGCAGCCTGTGCCAGAGCGATTATTCACAATCCCGCGCTCATTCTTGCCGATGAACCGACAGGAAATCTTGATTCAAAATCGGCAAAGCAAGTGATGAACACGCTGGCCCAGCTGAATGAGGAAAAGGAAGCGACGATTATATTGGTCACGCATGATGCCACAGCGGCAAGCTTCTGTAAACGGATTGTGTTTATTAAAGACGGCCGTTTCTTTTCAGAGATTCGCAGAGGGACAAACCGGCAGGTGTTTTATCAAAGTATATTGGATACCTTGAGTGTGTTGGGAGGCGATTTTCATGAATTTGAGAACCATCGCCCGTAA
- a CDS encoding HAMP domain-containing histidine kinase, producing MLKTYLIDRFAIILFSLLGIGASMLIAYLSIIESGAEPSAENLIYIWILPGALLAAGFAADYIRQFSFLTYVKKLAEQGNSSNDIGQSLKARKPRTREQALWTKMVNALGQQYEGRLLQYMNQQKQHYTFTNQWVHHMKTPVSVISLMIQEGKNGTASSFPTFLEELEDENERFRHGLDMMLQTARLEEFAFDVRPQTFDLTELVRSLINQEKRQFIKRRLFPKLHVPANAVQISSDQKWLSFVVEQLLFNALKYSKQGAGDHITIRIETEGHETRLSVADEGIGIPPQDLPRIFDAFFTGENGRTMTEATGMGLYLAKQVCSRLGHQLYAESKEGTGTVMTIVFSSDTLVNVTAL from the coding sequence GTGTTAAAGACGTATCTCATCGACCGCTTCGCCATTATTTTATTTTCATTATTAGGGATAGGGGCCAGCATGCTGATTGCGTATTTAAGCATCATAGAGAGCGGCGCAGAGCCTTCCGCAGAAAATCTGATCTACATATGGATCTTGCCCGGTGCTCTTTTAGCTGCCGGTTTTGCTGCTGATTACATTCGGCAATTTTCCTTTCTGACATATGTCAAAAAGCTTGCAGAACAAGGGAATTCATCGAATGACATCGGACAGTCTTTGAAGGCCCGGAAGCCAAGAACACGCGAGCAGGCGCTTTGGACGAAAATGGTCAACGCACTCGGTCAGCAATACGAAGGCAGGCTCTTACAATATATGAATCAGCAAAAACAGCATTATACCTTCACCAATCAATGGGTCCATCATATGAAAACACCGGTTTCTGTCATTTCCTTAATGATTCAAGAAGGAAAAAACGGAACCGCTTCTTCTTTTCCGACCTTTTTAGAGGAGCTGGAGGATGAAAATGAGAGATTTCGCCATGGTCTTGATATGATGCTCCAAACGGCCAGGCTGGAGGAATTTGCGTTCGATGTAAGGCCGCAAACCTTTGATTTGACCGAGCTTGTTCGTTCACTTATTAATCAGGAAAAACGGCAGTTTATCAAACGGCGACTTTTTCCTAAATTGCATGTGCCGGCAAACGCCGTTCAGATTTCCAGTGATCAAAAGTGGCTTTCCTTTGTGGTTGAGCAGCTTCTTTTCAACGCTTTAAAATATTCAAAGCAAGGTGCGGGCGACCATATTACAATCCGGATTGAAACAGAGGGACATGAGACGCGCCTGTCGGTTGCTGATGAAGGGATCGGCATACCGCCTCAGGATCTGCCGCGGATTTTTGACGCGTTTTTTACCGGAGAAAACGGACGAACCATGACAGAGGCCACGGGTATGGGTCTTTATTTAGCAAAACAGGTGTGCAGCCGGCTTGGCCATCAGCTGTATGCGGAATCAAAAGAAGGGACTGGCACTGTCATGACGATCGTGTTTTCAAGTGACACCTTGGTGAATGTGACAGCATTGTAA
- the psdR gene encoding two-component system response regulator PsdR produces MYRILLVEDDERIASLLGGHLQKYGYEVKIAEQLNDIKLEFAEMKPDLVLLDINLPFFDGFYWCRQIRTISNAPIIFISARTDELNQVMAIENGGDDYITKPFHLEVVMAKIKSVLRRTYGEYSPSLPQESRIIELGGLTVYPDQNEAEWNGTRILFSQKEFQLLSIFVREHKKIVSRDELLEALWDDIDFVDDNTLTVNVNRLRRKLENAGLKDCISTIRGKGYQFQVNRKDEPEC; encoded by the coding sequence GTGTATCGGATTTTGCTTGTGGAAGATGATGAGCGGATTGCTTCTTTGCTGGGCGGTCATCTTCAAAAATACGGATATGAAGTGAAAATAGCTGAACAGCTGAATGATATAAAATTGGAATTTGCGGAAATGAAGCCGGATCTTGTGCTGCTTGATATCAACCTGCCTTTTTTTGACGGGTTTTATTGGTGCAGGCAAATCCGCACCATTTCTAATGCGCCGATTATCTTTATATCAGCACGGACCGATGAGCTGAATCAAGTAATGGCGATTGAAAATGGCGGCGATGATTATATCACGAAGCCATTCCATTTAGAGGTAGTGATGGCCAAGATCAAAAGCGTCCTGCGCCGCACATATGGTGAATACTCACCTTCTTTGCCGCAGGAATCAAGAATAATAGAGCTTGGCGGGCTCACGGTTTATCCGGATCAGAATGAGGCTGAGTGGAACGGCACCCGCATCTTGTTTTCACAAAAAGAATTTCAGCTCCTATCGATTTTCGTGAGGGAGCATAAAAAAATCGTCTCCCGTGATGAACTATTGGAAGCGTTATGGGATGACATTGATTTTGTCGATGACAATACGTTAACGGTCAATGTCAATCGGCTGCGGAGAAAACTGGAGAATGCCGGACTGAAAGATTGTATTTCTACGATAAGAGGAAAAGGCTATCAATTTCAAGTCAATCGGAAGGATGAACCGGAGTGTTAA
- a CDS encoding arylamine N-acetyltransferase family protein — MSDFLKDCFQKIGWEKDHVSFGDLPLFLEAMAYRFPFENRAVLANENYKVTKEELWRRLVKEQHGGLCYDLNGFLYFVLREAGFHVKLIRGTVYAGHQEEWALEGTHAAVWLSAEKGDYIVDIGFGINLALQPIPLSGQTVQSPVGSFRIKEEETEKGSHVLLMDKGEGWQIGYAFTLEESDPGDLDDMKDKIHCHEKSPFNKSPLASKLSPNGRMVMSDRHLTIHENGGEGQKSDIAPSEFEEKLNTYFL, encoded by the coding sequence ATGAGTGACTTTCTAAAAGACTGCTTTCAGAAAATCGGCTGGGAGAAAGACCATGTCAGCTTCGGCGATCTCCCCCTTTTTCTCGAAGCAATGGCATACCGTTTTCCATTTGAAAACCGTGCCGTACTCGCTAACGAGAATTATAAGGTAACAAAAGAAGAGCTATGGCGCCGCTTGGTCAAAGAACAGCACGGCGGCCTTTGCTACGATTTAAATGGTTTTCTTTATTTTGTCTTGCGTGAGGCCGGGTTTCATGTGAAGCTCATTCGGGGAACTGTTTATGCAGGACATCAAGAAGAATGGGCATTAGAAGGAACGCATGCTGCTGTATGGCTGTCTGCGGAAAAAGGCGATTACATTGTTGATATCGGCTTCGGCATCAACCTGGCGCTCCAGCCGATACCGCTTTCTGGACAAACGGTACAATCACCTGTCGGGTCATTCCGAATCAAAGAAGAAGAGACAGAAAAGGGCAGCCATGTGCTTTTGATGGACAAAGGGGAAGGCTGGCAAATCGGTTACGCCTTTACCCTTGAAGAGAGCGATCCCGGTGATTTAGATGATATGAAGGACAAGATTCATTGTCATGAAAAATCTCCTTTTAACAAATCACCGCTCGCCTCAAAGCTGTCGCCGAACGGACGGATGGTCATGTCAGACCGCCATTTGACGATTCATGAAAACGGCGGAGAAGGCCAAAAAAGTGACATCGCCCCTTCAGAGTTTGAAGAGAAATTAAACACTTATTTTTTGTAA
- a CDS encoding HPr family phosphocarrier protein: MVQQKVEVRLKTGLQARPAALFVQEANRFTSDVFLEKDGKKVNAKSIMGLMSLAVSTGTEVTLIAQGEDEQEALEKLAAYVQEEV, from the coding sequence ATGGTTCAACAGAAAGTGGAAGTTCGATTAAAGACAGGACTGCAGGCGCGTCCTGCTGCTTTGTTTGTACAAGAAGCAAACCGGTTTACGTCAGATGTGTTTCTTGAGAAGGATGGGAAAAAAGTAAACGCCAAAAGCATCATGGGGCTGATGAGCCTTGCGGTAAGCACAGGCACTGAGGTTACCTTGATTGCCCAGGGAGAAGACGAACAAGAGGCGCTGGAAAAGCTGGCTGCTTACGTTCAAGAAGAAGTTTAG